One genomic region from Acidimicrobiales bacterium encodes:
- a CDS encoding glycosyltransferase family 1 protein, with protein sequence MRAAVHVGQLLQPVPGGIGRYVRNLLASLPGAGVEAVPFAAGGPPEGVEGYVDLGWPVAPLRYELWHRLRHPRIRIPADVVHATSLAVPPSGRRPLVVTIHDLVFLRQPEHLTPRGVSFHRRGLALARRHADAVVVPTAFGRNDLVSEGFEAERIHVAHHGVHLPADPDPASTAAALERLGVATPFILFVATIEPRKGVVDVVAAHRALRAARPDLGLVLAGPKGWGLAPDLRGPGLVIAGMVGDVELDALYRSAVALALPSRYEGFGLQVVEAMARGCPVVTTDAACLPEIAGGAADLVPVGDVDALTDALARLLDDDDHRSRRAAAGRARAGDFSWEASAASHAGAYRSAVASR encoded by the coding sequence GTGAGGGCCGCGGTCCACGTCGGACAGCTCCTCCAGCCCGTGCCGGGCGGCATCGGCCGCTACGTCCGCAACCTGCTGGCCAGCCTTCCCGGTGCGGGGGTCGAGGCGGTGCCCTTCGCCGCCGGCGGGCCGCCCGAGGGCGTCGAGGGCTACGTCGACCTGGGCTGGCCGGTGGCCCCGCTGCGCTACGAGCTCTGGCACCGGCTGCGCCACCCCCGGATCCGGATCCCCGCCGACGTCGTCCACGCCACCAGCCTGGCCGTGCCCCCCAGCGGGCGGCGACCCCTGGTGGTGACCATCCACGACCTGGTCTTCCTCCGCCAGCCCGAGCACCTGACCCCCCGGGGCGTGTCGTTCCACCGGCGGGGGCTGGCCCTGGCCCGCCGTCATGCCGACGCCGTCGTGGTCCCCACCGCCTTCGGGCGCAACGACCTCGTCAGCGAGGGGTTCGAGGCCGAGCGCATCCACGTGGCGCACCACGGCGTGCACCTCCCCGCCGATCCCGACCCGGCGTCCACGGCCGCTGCGCTCGAGCGCCTGGGGGTCGCCACGCCGTTCATCCTCTTCGTCGCCACCATCGAGCCCCGCAAGGGGGTCGTCGACGTGGTGGCCGCCCACCGGGCGCTGCGGGCGGCACGACCGGACCTCGGCCTGGTGCTCGCCGGCCCCAAGGGGTGGGGCCTCGCGCCCGACCTACGGGGCCCCGGTCTCGTCATCGCCGGCATGGTCGGCGACGTCGAGCTCGACGCCCTCTACCGCTCGGCCGTCGCCCTGGCGCTACCCAGCCGCTACGAGGGCTTCGGCCTCCAGGTGGTCGAGGCCATGGCTCGCGGATGCCCGGTGGTGACCACCGACGCCGCCTGCCTGCCGGAGATCGCCGGAGGGGCCGCCGACCTCGTACCGGTCGGCGATGTCGACGCCCTCACCGATGCGCTGGCGCGACTGCTCGACGACGACGACCACCGGTCGCGCCGGGCCGCCGCGGGGCGGGCCCGCGCCGGCGACTTCTCCTGGGAGGCCAGCGCCGCCAGCCACGCCGGCGCCTACCGCTCGGCGGTGGCATCCAGGTGA
- a CDS encoding UDP-glucuronic acid decarboxylase family protein, with translation MARIVVTGGAGFLGSHLCKALLDRGDQVVALDNLITGNADNIADLFGREGFVFQRQDVSNHVHVTGRVDAVMHLASPASPKDFTEIPIQILKVGALGTHNLLGMAKDKGATFFLASTSEVYGDPQVHPQPETYWGHVNPIGPRGVYDEAKRYAEAMTMAYHRHHGVDVRIARIFNVFGPQMRPGDGRVVSTFLVQAQAGKPLTIHGDGSQTRSFCYVDDEIRGFLDLLDSGYVGPVNIGNPDEFTVRELAEIVLEVTGSRSEITYEALPVDDPAQRRPDITLARELLGWEPRISLRDGLARTGEWLSQVVGH, from the coding sequence GTGGCCCGCATCGTCGTCACCGGGGGGGCGGGGTTCCTCGGGTCGCACCTCTGCAAGGCCCTGCTCGACCGCGGCGACCAGGTCGTCGCCCTCGACAACCTGATCACCGGCAACGCCGACAACATCGCCGACCTGTTCGGGCGCGAGGGGTTCGTCTTCCAGCGCCAGGACGTGTCGAACCACGTGCACGTGACCGGCCGGGTCGACGCGGTGATGCACCTGGCCAGCCCGGCCTCGCCCAAGGACTTCACCGAGATCCCCATCCAGATCCTCAAGGTCGGCGCGCTCGGCACCCACAACCTCCTCGGGATGGCCAAGGACAAGGGCGCCACCTTCTTCCTGGCCTCCACCAGCGAGGTGTACGGCGACCCCCAGGTGCACCCGCAGCCCGAGACCTACTGGGGCCACGTGAACCCCATCGGTCCGCGCGGCGTCTACGACGAGGCCAAGCGCTACGCCGAGGCCATGACCATGGCGTACCACCGCCACCACGGCGTCGACGTCCGGATCGCGAGGATCTTCAACGTGTTCGGACCGCAGATGAGGCCGGGGGACGGGCGGGTGGTGTCGACGTTCCTGGTGCAGGCGCAAGCCGGCAAGCCGCTCACCATCCACGGCGACGGCAGCCAGACCCGCAGCTTCTGCTACGTCGACGACGAGATCCGGGGCTTCCTCGACCTCCTCGACTCCGGCTACGTCGGACCGGTCAACATCGGCAACCCCGACGAGTTCACCGTCCGGGAGCTGGCCGAGATCGTGCTCGAGGTCACCGGGTCGAGGTCCGAGATCACCTACGAGGCGTTGCCTGTCGACGACCCCGCCCAGCGCCGCCCCGACATCACCCTGGCCCGCGAGCTGCTCGGGTGGGAGCCCCGCATCTCGCTGCGCGACGGCCTGGCCCGCACCGGCGAGTGGCTGTCCCAGGTCGTGGGGCACTAG
- the cofD gene encoding 2-phospho-L-lactate transferase yields the protein MPTPAGDRITVLAGGVGAARYLSGLLQVVDPTSVTAVVNTGDDIVLHGLHISPDLDTVTYTLAGAINPETGWGLAGETWQAMDALGRFGAHAPAGSRAGTTWFGLGDRDLATHLYRTARLHEGASLSTVAAEVGRAFGLGLCLLPMTDDRVETRLTMAATGEEVGFQEYFVQRRHDVAVTSVRFAGVGEACPAPGVLDAIDGAGRIVVAPSNPVVSIGPVLAVAGVRERLDARRDDVVAVSPIVAGAALKGPADRLLTELGHEASVVGVARLYAPFAATLVIDEADADLAAAVEAEGVRCVVAPTIMRGPAEAAALAEVTLR from the coding sequence GTGCCGACACCCGCTGGCGACCGCATCACCGTGCTGGCGGGTGGGGTGGGCGCGGCCCGCTACCTGAGCGGCCTCCTCCAGGTGGTCGACCCCACCTCGGTGACCGCGGTGGTGAACACCGGCGACGACATCGTCCTCCACGGCCTGCACATCAGCCCCGACCTCGACACCGTCACCTACACCCTGGCCGGGGCCATCAACCCCGAGACCGGGTGGGGCCTGGCCGGCGAGACGTGGCAGGCCATGGACGCCCTCGGCCGCTTCGGCGCCCACGCACCGGCAGGCTCCCGGGCCGGCACCACGTGGTTCGGCCTCGGCGACCGCGACCTGGCCACCCACCTGTACCGCACGGCGCGCCTGCACGAGGGGGCCTCGCTGAGCACCGTGGCCGCCGAGGTGGGCAGGGCGTTCGGCCTGGGGCTGTGCCTGCTGCCGATGACCGACGACCGGGTGGAGACCCGCCTGACCATGGCGGCGACGGGCGAGGAGGTCGGCTTCCAGGAGTACTTCGTGCAGCGCCGCCACGACGTGGCGGTCACCTCGGTCCGCTTCGCCGGCGTGGGCGAGGCATGCCCGGCGCCCGGCGTGCTCGACGCCATCGACGGGGCCGGCCGCATCGTGGTGGCTCCCTCCAACCCGGTGGTCTCGATCGGCCCGGTCCTGGCCGTGGCCGGTGTGCGCGAGCGCCTCGACGCCCGCCGCGACGACGTCGTGGCCGTCTCCCCCATCGTCGCCGGCGCTGCCCTCAAGGGCCCCGCCGACCGCCTGCTCACCGAGCTCGGCCACGAGGCGTCGGTGGTGGGCGTGGCCCGTCTCTACGCCCCCTTCGCCGCCACCCTCGTCATCGACGAGGCCGATGCCGACCTGGCCGCCGCCGTCGAGGCCGAGGGCGTGCGGTGCGTGGTGGCGCCCACGATCATGCGAGGACCGGCCGAGGCCGCCGCCCTCGCCGAGGTGACGCTGAGATGA
- a CDS encoding glycosyltransferase family 1 protein translates to MRVALDVTPLLGAGSGVAQTVSQLLAALPGAAPEVEIVPYVLSGRARAGSATLAGLPPGTRALPLPAGAVVRAWGRLDRPRGDRWLGDADVVHGANFVVPPMSRRPTTLTVHDCWCARHPEACAPAVRAATAAVQRAVDRGAWVHASTDHVAREVRDVYGAERLVVVPFGVPPVAEVPPSPPGPPTIVSLATLDPRKGLDGLVRAFGALVASGAPGVPDDLRLVLAGADDAGRPAVDEAVAGLDPAVAARVDLPGAVSDARRAALLRGAAVLAYPSLDEGFGFPLLEAMSVGTPVVASSAGAIPEVAGDAAELVAPGDDAALAAALARVLGDDAHRSTLVAAGRARAASYSWAHHAAGMAALWREAVAA, encoded by the coding sequence ATGCGGGTCGCCCTCGATGTCACACCGCTCCTCGGCGCCGGCTCCGGCGTGGCCCAGACGGTGTCGCAGCTCCTCGCCGCCCTGCCCGGCGCCGCTCCCGAGGTGGAGATCGTGCCCTACGTCCTCAGCGGCCGGGCCCGGGCCGGCTCGGCGACGCTGGCCGGTCTGCCGCCCGGCACGCGTGCCCTGCCCCTCCCTGCGGGCGCGGTCGTGCGGGCGTGGGGCCGCCTCGACCGCCCCCGCGGCGACCGCTGGCTCGGCGACGCCGACGTGGTGCACGGCGCCAACTTCGTGGTGCCTCCCATGAGCCGGCGTCCCACCACCCTCACCGTGCACGACTGCTGGTGCGCCCGCCACCCCGAGGCCTGCGCCCCCGCCGTCCGGGCGGCCACCGCTGCGGTGCAGCGGGCGGTCGACCGGGGGGCGTGGGTGCACGCGTCCACCGACCACGTCGCCCGGGAGGTCCGCGACGTCTACGGGGCCGAGCGGCTGGTGGTCGTCCCCTTCGGCGTGCCACCCGTCGCCGAGGTCCCCCCGTCCCCGCCGGGCCCACCGACGATCGTCTCCCTCGCCACCCTCGACCCCCGCAAGGGCCTCGACGGCCTCGTCCGCGCCTTCGGCGCCCTGGTGGCCTCGGGGGCCCCGGGCGTGCCCGACGACCTCCGGCTGGTGCTGGCCGGCGCCGACGATGCCGGTCGGCCCGCCGTCGACGAGGCCGTCGCCGGCCTCGACCCGGCCGTGGCCGCCCGGGTCGACCTCCCCGGCGCCGTCTCCGACGCGCGGCGGGCCGCCCTGCTCCGCGGCGCCGCCGTCCTCGCCTACCCGTCCCTCGACGAGGGGTTCGGGTTCCCGCTGCTCGAGGCCATGTCGGTGGGCACACCGGTGGTGGCGAGCAGCGCCGGCGCCATCCCCGAGGTGGCCGGTGACGCCGCCGAGCTCGTGGCGCCCGGTGACGACGCGGCACTGGCCGCCGCCCTCGCCCGGGTGCTCGGTGACGACGCCCACCGGTCGACCCTCGTGGCGGCGGGGCGCGCCCGGGCTGCGTCGTACTCGTGGGCGCACCACGCGGCAGGCATGGCGGCGCTGTGGCGTGAGGCGGTCGCGGCGTGA
- a CDS encoding ABC transporter permease: MTTASPETATNVIAPRRSVLEHVTQLWRYRELLGNLVRKELKVKYKGSSLGFLWSLLNPAMYLVVFYIAFQIVLGAGIPSFAVFILTGLLAWNFFSIAAGSSVNAIVGNSSLVNKVYFPREILPLAAVGANLVHFALQALVLLLVIAGVEIFKVVADVTPERLATLPNVDVAYLWLLVPALVALLLLTSAFGVFLSCVNVYARDTQHLLELALLAWFWMTPIIYPWGLQAAKVPTWLTLVNPITPIVLAIQRALYGIVEAPPGGIGVQGQAGVVLQLPPESPLWYFRNLVIVAFVATVLLGLAFKLFARLEGNFAEEL, encoded by the coding sequence GTGACCACTGCCAGCCCTGAGACGGCCACCAACGTCATCGCCCCCCGGCGGTCCGTGCTCGAGCACGTGACCCAGCTGTGGCGCTACCGCGAGCTGCTCGGCAACCTCGTGCGCAAGGAGCTCAAGGTCAAGTACAAGGGCTCCAGCCTGGGGTTCCTGTGGTCGCTGCTGAACCCGGCGATGTACCTGGTGGTGTTCTACATCGCCTTCCAGATCGTGCTCGGCGCGGGCATCCCGTCGTTCGCGGTGTTCATCCTCACCGGGCTGCTGGCGTGGAACTTCTTCTCCATCGCCGCCGGCTCGTCGGTCAACGCCATCGTCGGCAACTCGTCGCTCGTCAACAAGGTGTACTTCCCCCGCGAGATCCTCCCGCTGGCGGCGGTGGGGGCCAACCTCGTCCACTTCGCCCTCCAGGCGCTCGTGCTGCTGCTGGTGATCGCCGGCGTGGAGATCTTCAAGGTGGTCGCCGACGTGACGCCCGAGCGGCTGGCGACGCTGCCCAACGTCGACGTCGCCTACCTGTGGCTCCTCGTGCCGGCGCTGGTCGCCCTCTTGCTGTTGACCTCGGCCTTCGGGGTCTTCCTGTCGTGCGTGAACGTCTACGCACGCGACACCCAGCACCTCCTCGAGCTGGCGCTGCTGGCGTGGTTCTGGATGACGCCGATCATCTACCCCTGGGGCCTCCAGGCCGCCAAGGTGCCCACCTGGCTCACCCTGGTGAACCCCATCACCCCGATCGTGCTCGCCATCCAGCGCGCCCTCTACGGGATCGTGGAGGCGCCCCCGGGCGGCATCGGCGTGCAGGGCCAGGCAGGGGTGGTGCTGCAGCTGCCGCCCGAGTCGCCGCTGTGGTACTTCCGCAACCTGGTCATCGTGGCCTTCGTCGCCACCGTCCTCCTCGGCCTCGCCTTCAAGCTCTTCGCCCGCCTCGAGGGCAACTTCGCCGAGGAGTTGTAG
- a CDS encoding glycosyltransferase family 1 protein, giving the protein MSARRLRAAIDVTAIPERPAGAGIYVLRMVEALAAGDAIDLELITTTRDVSRWIGLAPAAQIHAVAPTRRPVRLAWEQVLAPRVVRRVGADVWHGPHYTMPLRASGPRVVTVHDLTFFDHPEWHERSKVVYFRRMIRAAAHRADALICVSQRTADRLGEVLAPTAPVLVVPHGVDHTRFRHDTTAGTVEADAVRLASLGVQAPFIAFLGTLEPRKDVPGLVSAFARIAEARPDLSLVIAGQPGWGAAAVDESVADHGLESRVLRLGYVDADVPAVLFREAAAVAYPSFEEGFGLPALEALACGAPLVTTVGSPMADVVGDAALLVPPDDHDALADALATLVDDTDGVATALRAAGPPVAAPYTWEACAEGHVAAYRLAAG; this is encoded by the coding sequence GTGAGCGCCCGCCGCCTCCGGGCCGCCATCGACGTCACCGCCATCCCCGAACGGCCCGCCGGCGCGGGCATCTACGTGCTCCGGATGGTCGAGGCCCTGGCCGCCGGAGACGCCATCGATCTCGAGCTGATCACCACCACCCGCGACGTCAGCCGCTGGATCGGTCTCGCCCCCGCCGCGCAGATCCACGCTGTGGCTCCCACCCGCCGGCCGGTCCGCCTGGCGTGGGAGCAGGTGCTGGCGCCGAGGGTGGTGCGCCGCGTCGGCGCCGACGTCTGGCACGGCCCCCACTACACGATGCCCCTGCGTGCGTCCGGGCCGCGGGTGGTGACCGTGCACGACCTCACCTTCTTCGACCATCCCGAGTGGCACGAGCGCAGCAAGGTCGTCTACTTCCGCCGGATGATCCGGGCCGCCGCCCACCGCGCCGACGCCCTCATCTGCGTCAGCCAACGGACGGCGGACCGCCTCGGCGAGGTGCTCGCCCCCACCGCGCCCGTGCTGGTCGTCCCCCACGGCGTCGACCACACCAGGTTCCGCCACGACACCACCGCCGGGACGGTCGAGGCCGACGCCGTCCGCCTCGCCAGCCTCGGGGTGCAGGCCCCCTTCATCGCCTTCCTGGGCACCCTCGAGCCCCGCAAGGACGTCCCCGGCCTGGTGTCGGCCTTCGCCCGCATCGCCGAGGCGCGGCCCGACCTCAGCCTCGTCATCGCCGGCCAGCCCGGTTGGGGGGCGGCGGCGGTCGACGAGTCGGTCGCCGACCACGGACTGGAGAGCCGCGTGCTCCGCCTCGGCTACGTCGACGCCGACGTGCCGGCGGTGCTCTTCCGCGAAGCCGCGGCCGTCGCCTACCCCTCGTTCGAGGAGGGCTTCGGCCTGCCGGCGCTGGAGGCGCTGGCGTGCGGGGCGCCCCTGGTGACGACGGTTGGATCCCCCATGGCCGACGTGGTGGGCGACGCCGCCCTGCTCGTGCCGCCCGACGACCACGACGCCCTCGCCGATGCCCTGGCCACCCTCGTGGACGACACCGACGGCGTGGCCACCGCCCTGCGGGCCGCCGGCCCACCCGTCGCCGCCCCGTACACGTGGGAGGCCTGCGCCGAGGGTCACGTCGCCGCCTACCGCCTGGCGGCAGGCTGA
- the cofE gene encoding coenzyme F420-0:L-glutamate ligase — translation MSGELRVIPVRGLPEVVPGDVLAEVLAASGAEILTGDVVVVTQKVVSKAEGRLVAVDPDDPLSHKGLVVDEAVRVLRRRGDLLITETEHGFVCANSGIDLSNVERGQAALLPVDSDRSARRIRDGLRARLAVEVGVIVSDTFGRAWRRGVTDVAIGCAGVAGIVDLRGTVDAYGRELMVTEVAIVDEIAAAAELVMGKATGVPVAIVRGIDPAWLREGSVHDEVVRPPAEDLFR, via the coding sequence ATGAGCGGCGAGCTGCGCGTGATCCCGGTCCGGGGGCTGCCCGAGGTGGTGCCCGGCGACGTGCTCGCCGAGGTGCTCGCCGCCTCCGGGGCCGAGATCCTCACCGGCGACGTCGTGGTCGTCACCCAGAAGGTGGTCTCGAAAGCCGAGGGCCGCCTCGTGGCCGTCGATCCCGACGACCCGCTGTCGCACAAGGGGCTGGTGGTCGACGAGGCGGTGCGGGTGCTGCGGCGTCGTGGCGACCTGCTCATCACCGAGACCGAGCACGGCTTCGTGTGCGCCAACTCCGGCATCGACCTGTCGAACGTCGAGCGGGGCCAGGCCGCCCTGCTCCCCGTCGACAGCGACCGCTCGGCCCGCCGCATCCGCGACGGGTTGCGGGCCCGCCTGGCCGTCGAGGTCGGGGTGATCGTGTCCGACACCTTCGGCCGGGCCTGGCGCCGTGGGGTCACCGACGTGGCCATCGGGTGCGCGGGCGTCGCCGGCATCGTCGACCTGCGGGGCACGGTCGACGCCTACGGGCGCGAGCTGATGGTCACCGAGGTCGCGATCGTCGACGAGATCGCCGCGGCGGCCGAGCTGGTCATGGGCAAGGCCACGGGCGTCCCCGTCGCCATCGTGCGGGGCATCGACCCGGCGTGGCTGCGGGAGGGGTCGGTCCACGACGAGGTGGTGCGCCCACCCGCCGAGGACCTGTTCCGCTAG
- a CDS encoding glycosyltransferase family 2 protein, which produces MSSEVAAVIVSYNVADLLLECIESLQDDGVDHIVVVDNASADGSVEAVRRAYPEVEVVALERNIGFGSGVNQGVVRTTAPFVLVVNPDVVVHSGSTKALLQALEADPGLAVVAPRIQTPEGALYPSARTFPDMVDAAGHAFLHFVWPSNPFSRRYRMLDWDHATASDVDWVAGTHFMVRREAWDAVGGFDESYFMYMEDVDLCWRLEKAGWRRGYEPAATVTHGIGRSTDQTPYRMIAAHHRSLLRYAARTTTGAQRLLLPLIAAALVVRTAMAWAQRAFRGRPHAAP; this is translated from the coding sequence ATGAGCTCCGAGGTCGCCGCCGTCATCGTCAGCTACAACGTCGCCGACCTCCTGCTCGAGTGCATCGAGAGCCTTCAGGACGACGGCGTCGACCACATCGTGGTCGTCGACAACGCCTCGGCTGACGGCTCCGTGGAGGCCGTGCGCCGGGCCTACCCGGAGGTCGAGGTGGTGGCCCTCGAGCGCAACATCGGGTTCGGCTCGGGCGTCAACCAGGGCGTGGTCCGCACCACCGCGCCCTTCGTGCTGGTCGTGAACCCCGACGTCGTTGTCCACTCCGGTTCGACCAAGGCACTGCTGCAGGCGCTCGAAGCCGACCCCGGCCTGGCTGTGGTCGCTCCCCGCATCCAGACGCCCGAGGGCGCGCTCTACCCGTCGGCCCGCACCTTCCCCGACATGGTCGACGCCGCCGGCCACGCCTTCTTGCACTTCGTGTGGCCGTCGAACCCCTTCAGCCGGCGGTACCGGATGCTCGACTGGGATCACGCCACCGCCAGCGACGTCGACTGGGTGGCCGGCACCCACTTCATGGTCCGCCGAGAGGCGTGGGACGCCGTCGGCGGCTTCGACGAGTCGTACTTCATGTACATGGAGGACGTCGACCTCTGCTGGCGGCTCGAGAAGGCGGGCTGGCGGCGCGGCTACGAGCCCGCCGCCACCGTGACCCACGGCATCGGCCGGTCCACCGACCAGACGCCGTACCGCATGATCGCCGCCCACCACCGCTCGCTGCTCCGCTACGCCGCCCGCACCACCACCGGTGCCCAGCGCCTGCTGCTGCCGCTCATCGCCGCGGCGCTGGTGGTGCGCACCGCCATGGCCTGGGCCCAGCGCGCCTTCCGAGGCCGCCCCCACGCCGCCCCTTAG
- a CDS encoding NAD-dependent epimerase/dehydratase family protein: protein MKALVTGGAGFIGSTLVDRLLAEGHSVDVVDDFSTGSLTNLTAARADRSHDLRVHQVDIRSPETIDLVARREPEVIFHLAAQADVRVSVTRPAHDAAINIIGSLNVLEGARAAGTRKVVFASSGGTIYGDPDPSDLPVRESHPQHPLSPYGVAKKVVGDYLRAYRSLHGLEYTALALANVYGPRQDPHGEAGVVAIFAGRLLAGEACTIFGDGTQTRDFVYVDDVVDAFVRAADRGSGLLCNIGTGVETSVRHLYETMVRQADVVATATEAPARPGELARNALDPGRAAIHLGWTPWTTLDEGTAAVLDWCRRSS from the coding sequence GTGAAGGCCCTCGTCACCGGTGGGGCCGGCTTCATCGGTTCGACCCTGGTCGACCGCCTGCTGGCCGAGGGGCACAGCGTCGACGTCGTCGACGACTTCTCCACCGGCTCGCTCACCAACCTCACCGCCGCCCGCGCCGACCGGAGCCACGACCTCCGGGTCCACCAGGTCGACATCCGCAGCCCGGAGACCATCGACCTCGTCGCCCGCCGCGAGCCCGAGGTGATCTTCCACCTCGCCGCCCAGGCCGACGTCCGGGTCTCCGTCACACGGCCTGCCCACGACGCGGCGATCAACATCATCGGCAGCCTGAACGTGCTCGAAGGCGCCCGGGCCGCCGGCACCCGCAAGGTCGTCTTCGCCTCCAGCGGCGGCACCATCTACGGCGACCCCGACCCGTCGGATCTCCCCGTCCGGGAGTCGCACCCCCAGCACCCCCTCTCGCCCTACGGGGTGGCGAAGAAGGTGGTGGGCGACTACCTGCGCGCCTACCGCTCGCTCCACGGCCTGGAGTACACCGCCCTGGCGCTGGCCAACGTCTACGGGCCCCGCCAGGACCCCCATGGCGAGGCGGGCGTGGTGGCCATCTTCGCCGGCCGGCTCCTGGCGGGTGAGGCGTGCACCATCTTCGGCGACGGCACCCAGACGCGTGACTTCGTCTACGTCGACGACGTGGTCGACGCCTTCGTCCGGGCCGCCGACCGGGGCAGCGGCCTGCTGTGCAACATCGGCACCGGCGTCGAGACCTCCGTCCGCCACCTCTACGAGACGATGGTGCGCCAGGCCGATGTGGTCGCCACCGCCACCGAGGCGCCGGCCCGCCCCGGTGAGCTGGCCCGCAACGCCCTCGACCCCGGCCGCGCCGCCATCCACCTCGGCTGGACGCCCTGGACCACCCTCGACGAGGGAACCGCCGCCGTCCTCGACTGGTGCCGCCGGAGCTCGTGA
- a CDS encoding NDP-sugar synthase, with the protein MLVGGFGTRLRPLTLSTPKQMLPVAGRPMIERVLAHLASHGIDEVVLSLGYRPDAFMGAYPDATCAGVRLRYAVEPEPLDTAGAIRFAATEAGIDERFLVVNGDVLTDLDLGALIDFHDAAGAEGTIALTKVDDPSQFGVVPTDDDGRVEAFVEKPPPGEAPTDLINAGFYVLEASVLGRIAPGVRVNIERETFPAMVADGTLFARPDEAYWLDVGTPERYLAASLDLLDGRRVEQLEASDADLVAGEVILPAALGDGVRIAEGASVARSVLGDGARVEPGARVTGSVLLPAAVIGRNAVVTDSVVGLGAVVGEEATVEGVSVLGDAAFVEAGEHLDGARRPDADEA; encoded by the coding sequence GTGCTCGTCGGGGGCTTCGGCACCCGGCTCCGACCCCTCACCCTGAGCACGCCCAAGCAGATGCTGCCGGTGGCCGGCCGGCCCATGATCGAGCGGGTCCTCGCCCACCTGGCGTCGCACGGCATCGACGAGGTGGTGCTGTCGCTCGGCTACCGGCCCGACGCCTTCATGGGCGCCTACCCCGACGCCACCTGCGCCGGCGTGCGGCTGCGGTACGCGGTGGAGCCCGAGCCGCTCGACACCGCCGGCGCCATCCGCTTCGCCGCCACCGAGGCGGGGATCGACGAGCGCTTCCTGGTCGTCAACGGTGACGTGCTGACCGACCTCGACCTGGGGGCGCTGATCGACTTCCACGACGCCGCCGGCGCCGAGGGCACCATCGCCCTGACCAAGGTCGACGACCCGTCGCAGTTCGGGGTCGTCCCCACCGACGACGACGGGCGGGTGGAGGCCTTCGTCGAGAAGCCGCCGCCGGGCGAGGCCCCGACCGACCTCATCAACGCCGGCTTCTACGTGCTCGAGGCGTCGGTGCTCGGCCGGATCGCGCCCGGTGTGCGGGTGAACATCGAGCGGGAGACGTTCCCGGCCATGGTGGCCGACGGCACCCTCTTCGCCCGGCCCGACGAGGCCTACTGGCTCGACGTGGGCACGCCGGAGCGCTACCTCGCGGCCTCGCTCGACCTCCTCGACGGCAGGCGGGTCGAGCAGCTCGAGGCCTCCGACGCCGACCTGGTGGCAGGCGAGGTCATCCTCCCCGCCGCCCTGGGCGACGGCGTGCGGATCGCCGAGGGTGCCTCGGTGGCGCGCTCGGTGCTCGGCGACGGGGCCCGGGTCGAGCCCGGGGCCCGGGTGACAGGATCGGTGCTGCTGCCCGCCGCGGTGATCGGCCGCAACGCCGTGGTGACCGACTCCGTGGTGGGCCTCGGCGCCGTGGTCGGCGAGGAGGCCACGGTGGAGGGCGTCAGCGTCCTCGGGGACGCCGCCTTCGTCGAGGCGGGCGAGCACCTCGACGGGGCCCGCCGGCCCGACGCGGACGAGGCGTGA